GCGGAATATTAATCACATCAGGATTATTATTAGCTACAGTTGCACCAGGATTAATTCTCTCAACTTTCGGTTTTCTGTTGATAGGATTAGGTGTTTCATCCATCGTTCCTATTTGTTACAGTGCAGCAGGAAGATTAAAGACAATGTCTGCAAGTATTACTATTACAGCAGTTTCTTCCATCAGTTTCCTTGGTTTCATGATCGGGCCACCGTTAATTGGTTTGCTTTCGGAGATAACAGATCTTAGAATTGCATTATTAGCTGCATCCTCTTTCGGGATCTTAATTATTATACTTTCTTATCAATATAAATCAATTAAATTTTAAAATATAAACGTATGAAAATTGACCATTTAGCTATTTGGGTAGACGATCTGGAGAAAATGCGTGAGTTCTATTTAAACTATTTTAATGTAACGTCAAATGAAAAATATACTAATTCCAAGAAAGGTTTTACATCTTACTTTTTAGATTTTGGCAAAGATAAAACACAGATTGAATTAATGAATAGACAAGATATCGTTCAAGAGCCTGATAAAAGAGGATTTATGAAAGGAATTGCTCATTTCGCTATTTCTGTCGGGAGTAAAGAAGCCGTAAATGATTTAACAGAAAGATTGCGTGCAGATAACTATACCATCGAAAGCGAACCTCGAACTACAGGTGATGGTTATTACGAAAGTGTTGTTTTGGATCCCGAAGGAAATTACGTAGAAATTTCTATGTAATCTGAAAACTTTTCACAACAAAAAACAGGCTGTTTCAATCAATGAAACAGCCTGTTTTAATTTTATATTTTTAGAATATTTTTAATATCCAAAAATTTCTTTTAAACCTACTTCCTCAAAAGTTCCCATTTGCTCTACCGCTTCCAAATTCAGGTTTTCTTTTTTCCCGATAATCGCTGTGTTAAACTGGATTGATTTTATTTCAGTCTGATAAAACTGTTTAATTTCTTCAAAATTTAAGTTTTCGATTTGATTGTAAATATCTTTTCTGAAATCATAGTTAATCCCCAGTTTTTTCAACCTCAACGTATTAAAGAATATATTCGTTCTTGTAATTCTGGTTGATGCAATCTGTTTTAAAGCAGAATTTTTAGCATTCTCAAACTGAACCGGAACTTCGGGCAATTTATCCATCAAATCCATCATTGTAACAACAGCAATCTGTAATTTATCAGGTTGAGTTCCGATGTAGGTTGTAATATAATCAGGATGATTCAGCTCCGAATTTGGCGAATAAGAAACATAAGCAGAATAAGCCAAACTCTTGCTTTCACGAATTTCCTGGAATACAATTGATGATAAACCACGACCGAAATATTCATTGAAAACATTAATCTTTCCAAAGTTTTCAGGATTT
Above is a genomic segment from Chryseobacterium mulctrae containing:
- a CDS encoding VOC family protein; this translates as MKIDHLAIWVDDLEKMREFYLNYFNVTSNEKYTNSKKGFTSYFLDFGKDKTQIELMNRQDIVQEPDKRGFMKGIAHFAISVGSKEAVNDLTERLRADNYTIESEPRTTGDGYYESVVLDPEGNYVEISM